The following coding sequences lie in one Canis lupus familiaris isolate Mischka breed German Shepherd chromosome 34, alternate assembly UU_Cfam_GSD_1.0, whole genome shotgun sequence genomic window:
- the EIF4G1 gene encoding eukaryotic translation initiation factor 4 gamma 1 isoform X1 gives MNKAPQPTGPPPAPSPGLPQPAFPPGQTAPVVFSTPQATQMNTPSQPRQGGFRSLQHFYPSRAQPPSSAATRVQSAAPARPGPAAHVYPAGSQVMMIPSQISYSASQGAYYIPGQGRSTYVVPTQQYPVQPGAPGFYPSASPTEFGTYAGAYYPAQGVQQFPTGVAPASVLMNQPPQIAPKRERKTIRIRDPNQGGKDITEEIMSGARTASTPTPPQTGGGLEPQANGETPQVAVVVRPDDRSQGAIIGSRPGLPGPEHSPSESQPSSPCPTPSPPPILEPGSEPNLAVLSIPGDTVTTGMIQMSVEESTPMPRETGEPYCLSPEPTPLAEPILEVEVTLSKPIPESEFSSSPLQVPTPSASHKEEILPEPNGMVPSEDLEPEVESSPELAPLPPPACPSESPTPIAPTAQPEELLNGAPSPPAVDLSPVSEPKEQAKEVTASVAPPTVLSATPAMAPPATSPAQEEEMEEEEEEEEEGEAGDAEAQKGGEELLPPESTPVAAHLSQNLEAAATTQVAVSVPKKRRKIKELNKKEAVGDLLDAFKEVSPGVPEVENQPPVGTSPGPEPEGSSGPPRPEEADETWDSKEDKIHNAENIQPGEQKYEYKSDQWKPLNLEEKKRYDREFLLGFQFIFASMQKPEGLPHISDVVLDKANKTPLRPLDPTKLQGINCGPDFIPSFANVGRPALSNRGPPRGGPGGELPRGPQAGLGPRRSQQGPRKEPRKIIATVLMTEDIKLNKAEKAWKPSSKRTAADKDRGEEDADGSKTQDLFRRVRSILNKLTPQMFQQLMKQVTQLAIDTEERLKGVIDLIFEKAISEPNFSVAYANMCRCLMALKVPTTEKPTVTVNFRKLLLNRCQKEFEKDKDDDEVFEKKQKEMDEAATAEERGRLKEELEEARDIARRRSLGNIKFIGELFKLKMLTEAIMHDCVVKLLKNHDEESLECLCRLLTTIGKDLDFEKAKPRMDQYFNQMEKIIKEKKTSSRIRFMLQDVLDLRRSNWVPRRGDQGPKTIDQIHKEAEMEEHWEHVKVQQLMAKGSDKRRGGPPGPPISRGLPLVDDGGWNTVPISKGSRPIDTSRLTKITKPGSIDSNNQLFAPGGRLSWGKGSSGGSGAKPSDAASEAARPATSTLNRFSALQQAVPTESTDSRRVVQRSSLSRERGEKAGDRGDRLERSERGGDRGDRLDRSRTPATKRSFSKEVEERSRERPSQPEGLRKAASLTEDRDRGRDAGKGPGEEGKVKREATLPPVSPPKAALSEEELEKKSKAIIEEYLHLNDMKEAVQCVQELASPSLLFIFVRHGIESTLERSTIAREHMGRLLHQLLSAGHLSTAQYYQGLYEILELAEDMEIDIPHVWLYLAELITPILQEGGVPMGELFREITKPLRPLGKAASLLLEILGLLCKSMGPKKVGMMWREAGLSWKEFLPEGQDVSAFVADQKVEYTLGEESEAPGQRMLSSEELNRQLEKLLKEGSSNQRVFDWIEANLSEQQVASNTLVRALMTTVCYSAIIFETPLRVDVAVLKARAKLLQKYLCDEQKELQALYALQALVVTLEQPANLLRMFFDALYDEDVVKEDAFYSWESSKDPAEQQGKGVALKSVTAFFKWLREAEEEESDHN, from the exons ATGAACAAAGCTCCACAGCCCAcaggccccccacctgccccatccCCTGGACTCCCACAG CCTGCGTTTCCCCCGGGGCAGACAGCACCGGTGGTGTTCAGTACGCCACAAGCGACACAAATGAACACGCCTTCTCAGCCCCGCCAG GGAGGATTCAGGTCTCTGCAG CACTTCTACCCTAGCCGGGCCCAGCCCCCGAGCAGTGCAGCCACCCGAGTGCAGAGTGCAGCCCCCGCCCGCCCTGGCCCAGCTGCCCATGTCTACCCTGCTGGATCCCAAGTAATGATGATCCCTTCCCAGATCTCCTACTCAGCCTCCCAAGGGGCCTACTACATCCCTGGACAG ggGCGTTCCACATATGTTGTCCCGACACAGCAGTATCCTGtacagccaggagccccaggcttCTATCCGAGTGCAAGCCCTACAGAGTTTGGGACTTACG CTGGCGCCTACTACCCAGCCCAGGGTGTGCAGCAGTTTCCCACTGGTGTGGCCCCCGCCTCAGTTTTGATGAACCAGCCACCCCAGATTGCTCCCAAGAGGGAGCGGAAGACC ATCCGAATTCGAGATCCAAACCAAGGAGGGAAGGATATCACGGAGGAGATCATGTCTGGGGCCCGCACCGCCTCcacacccacccctccccag ACGGGAGGTGGTCTGGAGCCTCAAGCTAATGGGGAGACACCCCAGGTTGCTGTTGTTGTCCGGCCAG ATGACCGGTCCCAGGGAGCAATCATTGGGAGCCGGCCGGGGTTGCCTGGCCCAGAACACAGCCCTTCAGAATCCCAGCCTTCATCACCTTGTCCGACCCCATCACCACCCCCAATCTTGGAACCGGGGTCTGAGCCTAATCTCGCAGTCCTCTCCATTCCTGGGGACACTGTGACAACGGGGATGATCCAAATGTCTGTAGAAGAATCCACCCCCATGCCCCGTGAAACTGGGGAGCCATATTGCCTCTCTCCAGAACCCACTCCCCTCGCTGAACCCATACTGGAAGTAGAAGTGACACTTAGCAAACCGATTCCAGAATCTGAGTTCTCTTCCAGTCCTCTCCAGGTTCCCACTCCCTCTGCATCTCACAAAGAGGAAATTCTTCCTGAACCTAATGGCATGGTCCCATCTGAGGATCTGGAACCAGAGGTGGAGTCGAGCCCAGAGcttgctcctctccctcccccagcttgtccTTCCGAATCCCCCACGCCCATTGCTCCAACTGCCCAACCTGAGGAACTGCTCAACGGAGCCCCCTCGCCACCAGCTGTGGACTTAAGCCCAGTCAGTGAGCCAAAGGAGCAGGCCAAGGAGGTTACAGCATCAGTGGCTCCCCCCACCGTCCTCTCTGCCACTCCAGCTATGGCTCCTCCAGCTACTTCCCCAGCtcaggaggaggaaatggaggaagaggaagaagaggaggaagaaggagaagctggagatgctgaggctcagaagggaggagaggaactTCTCCCCCCAGAGAGCACCCCTGTTGCAGCCCACCTGTCTCAGAATTTAGAGGCAGCAGCTACCACCCAAG TGGCGGTGTCTGTGCCAAAGAAGAGACGGAAAATTAAGGAGCTCAATAAGAAGGAGGCTGTGGGAGACCTTCTAGATGCCTTCAAGGAG GTGAGCCCAGGAGTACCAGAAGTGGAAAATCAGCCTCCTGTTGGCACCAGTCCTGGCCCGGAGCCTGAGGGCAGCAGTGGACCGCCGAGGCCTGAGGAAGCAGACGAGACCTGGGATTCAAAGGAAGACAAAATTCACAATGCTGAGAACATCCAGCCCGGGGAACAGAAGTATGAGTATAAGTCAG ATCAGTGGAAGCCTCTAAACCTTGAGGAGAAAAAGCGTTATGACCGTGAGTTCCTGCTTGGCTTTCAGTTCATCTTTGCCAGTATGCAGAAGCCGGAGGGATTGCCCCATATCAGTGATGTGGTGTTGGATAAG GCCAATAAAACACCACTGCGGCCACTGGATCCCACGAAACTTCAAGGCATAAATTGTGGTCCAGACTTCATCCCTTCCTTTGCCAACGTTGGCCGACCAGCCCTTAGCAACCGTGGGCCCCCAAGGGGTGGGCCAGGTGGGGAGCTGCCCCGAGGGCCG CAGGCTGGTCTGGGACCCCGGCGCTCTCAGCAAGGCCCCCGAAAGGAACCCCGCAAGATCATTGCCACAGTGTTAATGACTGAAGATATAAAGTTGAACAAAGCAGAGAAAGCCTGGAAGCCCAGCAGCAAGCGGACAGCCGCTGATAAGGATCGAGGGGAAGAGGATGCTGATGGCAGCAAAACCCAG GACCTGTTCCGCAGGGTGCGCTCCATCCTGAATAAGCTGACACCCCAGATGTTCCAGCAGCTGATGAAGCAGGTGACGCAGCTGGCCATTGACACCGAGGAACGCCTCAAAGGGGTCATTGACCTCATCTTCGAGAAGGCCATTTCAGAGCCCAACTTCTCTGTGGCCTATGCCAACATGTGCCGCTGCCTCATGGCG CTGAAAGTGCCCACTACAGAAAAGCCAACGGTGACTGTGAACTTCCGAAAACTGTTGTTGAATCGATGTCAGAAAGAgtttgaaaaagacaaagatgatgATGAGGTTTTTGAGAAGAAGCAAAAAGAGATGGATGAAGCTGCCACG GCAGAGGAACGAGGACGCTTGAAGGAAGAGTTGGAAGAGGCTCGAGACATAGCCCGGCGGCGCTCTTTAGGGAATATCAAGTTTATTGGGGAGTTGTTTAAGTTGAAGATGTTAACAGAGGCTATAATGCATGACTGTGTGGTTAAACTACTTAAGAATCATGATGAAGAGTCCCTTGAATGCCTTTGTCGTCTGCTCACTACCATTGGCAAAGATCTGGACTTTGAAAAAGCCAAG CCCCGAATGGATCAGTATTTCAACCAGATGGaaaaaatcattaaggaaaaGAAGACTTCATCCCGAATCCGCTTTATGCTGCAAGACGTGCTGGATCTGCGACGG AGCAATTGGGTGCCACGCCGTGGGGACCAGGGTCCCAAGACCATTGACCAGATCCACAAGGAGGCTGAGATGGAGGAGCACTGGGAGCACGTAAAAGTGCAGCAGCTAATGGCCAAGGGCAGTGACAAGCGTCGGGGTGGCCCTCCAGGCCCACCCATTA GTCGTGGCCTCCCACTTGTGGATGATGGTGGCTGGAACACAGTCCCCATCAGCAAGGGCAGCCGCCCTATCGACACCTCACGACTCACCAAGATCACGAAG CCTGGCTCCATTGATTCTAACAACCAGCTCTTTGCACCTGGAGGGCGATTGAGCTGGGGCAAGGGCAGCAGTGGAGGCTCAGGAGCCAAGCCCTCTGATGCAG CATCAGAAGCTGCTCGTCCAGCTACTAGTACCTTGAACCGCTTCTCAGCCCTTCAACAAGCAGTACCTACAGAAAGCACAGACAGCAGACGTGTGGTACAGAG GAGTAGTTTGAGTCGGGAAAGAGGTGAGAAAGCTGGGGACCGGGGAGACCGCCTAGAGCGGAGTGAACGGGGAGGTGACCGTGGGGACCGCCTCGATCGCTCTCGGACACCTGCCACCAAGCGGAGCTTCAGCAAGGAAGTGGAGGAGCGAAGTAGAGAGCGGCCCTCCCAGCCTGAGGGACTGCGCAAGGCAGCTAGCCTCACAGAGGATCGGGACCGTGGGCGGGATGCCGGTAAGGGAccgggagaggaagggaaag TGAAGCGAGAAGCCACCCTGCCCCCAGTGAGTCCCCCGAAAGCTGCGCTTTCTGAGGAAGAGCTGGAGAAGAAATCCAAGGCCATCATTGAGGAATATCTCCATCTCAATGATATGAAG GAGGCAGTGCAGTGTGTACAGGAGCTGGCCTCACCCTCCCTGCTCTTCATCTTTGTGCGACATGGCATTGAGTCAACACTGGAGCGCAGCACCATTGCTCGTGAGCATATGGGGCGGCTGCTGCACCAGCTGCTCTCTGCTGGGCACCTCTCCACTGCTCAGTACTACCAAGG GCTGTATGAAATCTTAGAATTGGCTGAAGACATGGAAATTGACATCCCCCACGTGTGGCTCTACCTAGCAGAACTCATAACGCCCATTCTGCAGGAAGGTGGGGTACCTATGGGGGAGCTGTTCAG gGAGATTACAAAACCTCTGAGACCCCTGGGCAAAGCTGCTTCTCTGTTGCTGGAGATCCTGGGGCTCCTATGCAAAAGTATG GGTCCCAAAAAGGTGGGGATGATGTGGCGAGAGGCTGGACTCAGCTGGAAGGAATTCCTACCTGAAGGCCAGGATGTCAGTGCATTCGTCGCTGATCAG AAGGTGGAGTATACCTTGGGTGAGGAGTCAGAAGCCCCTGGCCAAAGGATGCTCTCCTCCGAGGAGCTGAACAGACAGTTGGAGAAGCTGCTGAAGGAGGGCAGCAGTAACCAGCGGGTGTTTGACTGGATAGAG GCCAACCTGAGTGAGCAGCAGGTAGCATCCAACACACTAGTTCGAGCCCTCATGACAACTGTCTGCTATTCTGCAATTATCT TTGAGACGCCCCTCCGAGTGGATGTTGCGGTGCTGAAAGCTCGAGCGAAACTGCTACAGAAATACCTGTGTGATGAGCAGAAGGAGCTGCAGGCACTCTATGCCCTCCAGGCCCTTGTAGTGACCTTAGAACAGCCTGCCA ACCTGCTTCGGATGTTCTTTGATGCGCTGTATGACGAGGATGTGGTGAAAGAGGATGCCTTCTACAGCTGGGAGAGTAGCAAGGACCCTGCTGAGCAACAGGGCAAGGGCGTGGCCCTTAAATCTGTCACAGCCTTCTTCAAGTGGCTTCgtgaggcggaggaggaggagtctGACCACAACTGA
- the EIF4G1 gene encoding eukaryotic translation initiation factor 4 gamma 1 isoform X6, producing MNKAPQPTGPPPAPSPGLPQPAFPPGQTAPVVFSTPQATQMNTPSQPRQGGFRSLQHFYPSRAQPPSSAATRVQSAAPARPGPAAHVYPAGSQVMMIPSQISYSASQGAYYIPGQGRSTYVVPTQQYPVQPGAPGFYPSASPTEFGTYAGAYYPAQGVQQFPTGVAPASVLMNQPPQIAPKRERKTIRIRDPNQGGKDITEEIMSGARTASTPTPPQTGGGLEPQANGETPQVAVVVRPDDRSQGAIIGSRPGLPGPEHSPSESQPSSPCPTPSPPPILEPGSEPNLAVLSIPGDTVTTGMIQMSVEESTPMPRETGEPYCLSPEPTPLAEPILEVEVTLSKPIPESEFSSSPLQVPTPSASHKEEILPEPNGMVPSEDLEPEVESSPELAPLPPPACPSESPTPIAPTAQPEELLNGAPSPPAVDLSPVSEPKEQAKEVTASVAPPTVLSATPAMAPPATSPAQEEEMEEEEEEEEEGEAGDAEAQKGGEELLPPESTPVAAHLSQNLEAAATTQVAVSVPKKRRKIKELNKKEAVGDLLDAFKEVSPGVPEVENQPPVGTSPGPEPEGSSGPPRPEEADETWDSKEDKIHNAENIQPGEQKYEYKSDQWKPLNLEEKKRYDREFLLGFQFIFASMQKPEGLPHISDVVLDKANKTPLRPLDPTKLQGINCGPDFIPSFANVGRPALSNRGPPRGGPGGELPRGPAGLGPRRSQQGPRKEPRKIIATVLMTEDIKLNKAEKAWKPSSKRTAADKDRGEEDADGSKTQDLFRRVRSILNKLTPQMFQQLMKQVTQLAIDTEERLKGVIDLIFEKAISEPNFSVAYANMCRCLMALKVPTTEKPTVTVNFRKLLLNRCQKEFEKDKDDDEVFEKKQKEMDEAATAEERGRLKEELEEARDIARRRSLGNIKFIGELFKLKMLTEAIMHDCVVKLLKNHDEESLECLCRLLTTIGKDLDFEKAKPRMDQYFNQMEKIIKEKKTSSRIRFMLQDVLDLRRSNWVPRRGDQGPKTIDQIHKEAEMEEHWEHVKVQQLMAKGSDKRRGGPPGPPISRGLPLVDDGGWNTVPISKGSRPIDTSRLTKITKPGSIDSNNQLFAPGGRLSWGKGSSGGSGAKPSDAASEAARPATSTLNRFSALQQAVPTESTDSRRVVQRSSLSRERGEKAGDRGDRLERSERGGDRGDRLDRSRTPATKRSFSKEVEERSRERPSQPEGLRKAASLTEDRDRGRDAVKREATLPPVSPPKAALSEEELEKKSKAIIEEYLHLNDMKEAVQCVQELASPSLLFIFVRHGIESTLERSTIAREHMGRLLHQLLSAGHLSTAQYYQGLYEILELAEDMEIDIPHVWLYLAELITPILQEGGVPMGELFREITKPLRPLGKAASLLLEILGLLCKSMGPKKVGMMWREAGLSWKEFLPEGQDVSAFVADQKVEYTLGEESEAPGQRMLSSEELNRQLEKLLKEGSSNQRVFDWIEANLSEQQVASNTLVRALMTTVCYSAIIFETPLRVDVAVLKARAKLLQKYLCDEQKELQALYALQALVVTLEQPANLLRMFFDALYDEDVVKEDAFYSWESSKDPAEQQGKGVALKSVTAFFKWLREAEEEESDHN from the exons ATGAACAAAGCTCCACAGCCCAcaggccccccacctgccccatccCCTGGACTCCCACAG CCTGCGTTTCCCCCGGGGCAGACAGCACCGGTGGTGTTCAGTACGCCACAAGCGACACAAATGAACACGCCTTCTCAGCCCCGCCAG GGAGGATTCAGGTCTCTGCAG CACTTCTACCCTAGCCGGGCCCAGCCCCCGAGCAGTGCAGCCACCCGAGTGCAGAGTGCAGCCCCCGCCCGCCCTGGCCCAGCTGCCCATGTCTACCCTGCTGGATCCCAAGTAATGATGATCCCTTCCCAGATCTCCTACTCAGCCTCCCAAGGGGCCTACTACATCCCTGGACAG ggGCGTTCCACATATGTTGTCCCGACACAGCAGTATCCTGtacagccaggagccccaggcttCTATCCGAGTGCAAGCCCTACAGAGTTTGGGACTTACG CTGGCGCCTACTACCCAGCCCAGGGTGTGCAGCAGTTTCCCACTGGTGTGGCCCCCGCCTCAGTTTTGATGAACCAGCCACCCCAGATTGCTCCCAAGAGGGAGCGGAAGACC ATCCGAATTCGAGATCCAAACCAAGGAGGGAAGGATATCACGGAGGAGATCATGTCTGGGGCCCGCACCGCCTCcacacccacccctccccag ACGGGAGGTGGTCTGGAGCCTCAAGCTAATGGGGAGACACCCCAGGTTGCTGTTGTTGTCCGGCCAG ATGACCGGTCCCAGGGAGCAATCATTGGGAGCCGGCCGGGGTTGCCTGGCCCAGAACACAGCCCTTCAGAATCCCAGCCTTCATCACCTTGTCCGACCCCATCACCACCCCCAATCTTGGAACCGGGGTCTGAGCCTAATCTCGCAGTCCTCTCCATTCCTGGGGACACTGTGACAACGGGGATGATCCAAATGTCTGTAGAAGAATCCACCCCCATGCCCCGTGAAACTGGGGAGCCATATTGCCTCTCTCCAGAACCCACTCCCCTCGCTGAACCCATACTGGAAGTAGAAGTGACACTTAGCAAACCGATTCCAGAATCTGAGTTCTCTTCCAGTCCTCTCCAGGTTCCCACTCCCTCTGCATCTCACAAAGAGGAAATTCTTCCTGAACCTAATGGCATGGTCCCATCTGAGGATCTGGAACCAGAGGTGGAGTCGAGCCCAGAGcttgctcctctccctcccccagcttgtccTTCCGAATCCCCCACGCCCATTGCTCCAACTGCCCAACCTGAGGAACTGCTCAACGGAGCCCCCTCGCCACCAGCTGTGGACTTAAGCCCAGTCAGTGAGCCAAAGGAGCAGGCCAAGGAGGTTACAGCATCAGTGGCTCCCCCCACCGTCCTCTCTGCCACTCCAGCTATGGCTCCTCCAGCTACTTCCCCAGCtcaggaggaggaaatggaggaagaggaagaagaggaggaagaaggagaagctggagatgctgaggctcagaagggaggagaggaactTCTCCCCCCAGAGAGCACCCCTGTTGCAGCCCACCTGTCTCAGAATTTAGAGGCAGCAGCTACCACCCAAG TGGCGGTGTCTGTGCCAAAGAAGAGACGGAAAATTAAGGAGCTCAATAAGAAGGAGGCTGTGGGAGACCTTCTAGATGCCTTCAAGGAG GTGAGCCCAGGAGTACCAGAAGTGGAAAATCAGCCTCCTGTTGGCACCAGTCCTGGCCCGGAGCCTGAGGGCAGCAGTGGACCGCCGAGGCCTGAGGAAGCAGACGAGACCTGGGATTCAAAGGAAGACAAAATTCACAATGCTGAGAACATCCAGCCCGGGGAACAGAAGTATGAGTATAAGTCAG ATCAGTGGAAGCCTCTAAACCTTGAGGAGAAAAAGCGTTATGACCGTGAGTTCCTGCTTGGCTTTCAGTTCATCTTTGCCAGTATGCAGAAGCCGGAGGGATTGCCCCATATCAGTGATGTGGTGTTGGATAAG GCCAATAAAACACCACTGCGGCCACTGGATCCCACGAAACTTCAAGGCATAAATTGTGGTCCAGACTTCATCCCTTCCTTTGCCAACGTTGGCCGACCAGCCCTTAGCAACCGTGGGCCCCCAAGGGGTGGGCCAGGTGGGGAGCTGCCCCGAGGGCCG GCTGGTCTGGGACCCCGGCGCTCTCAGCAAGGCCCCCGAAAGGAACCCCGCAAGATCATTGCCACAGTGTTAATGACTGAAGATATAAAGTTGAACAAAGCAGAGAAAGCCTGGAAGCCCAGCAGCAAGCGGACAGCCGCTGATAAGGATCGAGGGGAAGAGGATGCTGATGGCAGCAAAACCCAG GACCTGTTCCGCAGGGTGCGCTCCATCCTGAATAAGCTGACACCCCAGATGTTCCAGCAGCTGATGAAGCAGGTGACGCAGCTGGCCATTGACACCGAGGAACGCCTCAAAGGGGTCATTGACCTCATCTTCGAGAAGGCCATTTCAGAGCCCAACTTCTCTGTGGCCTATGCCAACATGTGCCGCTGCCTCATGGCG CTGAAAGTGCCCACTACAGAAAAGCCAACGGTGACTGTGAACTTCCGAAAACTGTTGTTGAATCGATGTCAGAAAGAgtttgaaaaagacaaagatgatgATGAGGTTTTTGAGAAGAAGCAAAAAGAGATGGATGAAGCTGCCACG GCAGAGGAACGAGGACGCTTGAAGGAAGAGTTGGAAGAGGCTCGAGACATAGCCCGGCGGCGCTCTTTAGGGAATATCAAGTTTATTGGGGAGTTGTTTAAGTTGAAGATGTTAACAGAGGCTATAATGCATGACTGTGTGGTTAAACTACTTAAGAATCATGATGAAGAGTCCCTTGAATGCCTTTGTCGTCTGCTCACTACCATTGGCAAAGATCTGGACTTTGAAAAAGCCAAG CCCCGAATGGATCAGTATTTCAACCAGATGGaaaaaatcattaaggaaaaGAAGACTTCATCCCGAATCCGCTTTATGCTGCAAGACGTGCTGGATCTGCGACGG AGCAATTGGGTGCCACGCCGTGGGGACCAGGGTCCCAAGACCATTGACCAGATCCACAAGGAGGCTGAGATGGAGGAGCACTGGGAGCACGTAAAAGTGCAGCAGCTAATGGCCAAGGGCAGTGACAAGCGTCGGGGTGGCCCTCCAGGCCCACCCATTA GTCGTGGCCTCCCACTTGTGGATGATGGTGGCTGGAACACAGTCCCCATCAGCAAGGGCAGCCGCCCTATCGACACCTCACGACTCACCAAGATCACGAAG CCTGGCTCCATTGATTCTAACAACCAGCTCTTTGCACCTGGAGGGCGATTGAGCTGGGGCAAGGGCAGCAGTGGAGGCTCAGGAGCCAAGCCCTCTGATGCAG CATCAGAAGCTGCTCGTCCAGCTACTAGTACCTTGAACCGCTTCTCAGCCCTTCAACAAGCAGTACCTACAGAAAGCACAGACAGCAGACGTGTGGTACAGAG GAGTAGTTTGAGTCGGGAAAGAGGTGAGAAAGCTGGGGACCGGGGAGACCGCCTAGAGCGGAGTGAACGGGGAGGTGACCGTGGGGACCGCCTCGATCGCTCTCGGACACCTGCCACCAAGCGGAGCTTCAGCAAGGAAGTGGAGGAGCGAAGTAGAGAGCGGCCCTCCCAGCCTGAGGGACTGCGCAAGGCAGCTAGCCTCACAGAGGATCGGGACCGTGGGCGGGATGCCG TGAAGCGAGAAGCCACCCTGCCCCCAGTGAGTCCCCCGAAAGCTGCGCTTTCTGAGGAAGAGCTGGAGAAGAAATCCAAGGCCATCATTGAGGAATATCTCCATCTCAATGATATGAAG GAGGCAGTGCAGTGTGTACAGGAGCTGGCCTCACCCTCCCTGCTCTTCATCTTTGTGCGACATGGCATTGAGTCAACACTGGAGCGCAGCACCATTGCTCGTGAGCATATGGGGCGGCTGCTGCACCAGCTGCTCTCTGCTGGGCACCTCTCCACTGCTCAGTACTACCAAGG GCTGTATGAAATCTTAGAATTGGCTGAAGACATGGAAATTGACATCCCCCACGTGTGGCTCTACCTAGCAGAACTCATAACGCCCATTCTGCAGGAAGGTGGGGTACCTATGGGGGAGCTGTTCAG gGAGATTACAAAACCTCTGAGACCCCTGGGCAAAGCTGCTTCTCTGTTGCTGGAGATCCTGGGGCTCCTATGCAAAAGTATG GGTCCCAAAAAGGTGGGGATGATGTGGCGAGAGGCTGGACTCAGCTGGAAGGAATTCCTACCTGAAGGCCAGGATGTCAGTGCATTCGTCGCTGATCAG AAGGTGGAGTATACCTTGGGTGAGGAGTCAGAAGCCCCTGGCCAAAGGATGCTCTCCTCCGAGGAGCTGAACAGACAGTTGGAGAAGCTGCTGAAGGAGGGCAGCAGTAACCAGCGGGTGTTTGACTGGATAGAG GCCAACCTGAGTGAGCAGCAGGTAGCATCCAACACACTAGTTCGAGCCCTCATGACAACTGTCTGCTATTCTGCAATTATCT TTGAGACGCCCCTCCGAGTGGATGTTGCGGTGCTGAAAGCTCGAGCGAAACTGCTACAGAAATACCTGTGTGATGAGCAGAAGGAGCTGCAGGCACTCTATGCCCTCCAGGCCCTTGTAGTGACCTTAGAACAGCCTGCCA ACCTGCTTCGGATGTTCTTTGATGCGCTGTATGACGAGGATGTGGTGAAAGAGGATGCCTTCTACAGCTGGGAGAGTAGCAAGGACCCTGCTGAGCAACAGGGCAAGGGCGTGGCCCTTAAATCTGTCACAGCCTTCTTCAAGTGGCTTCgtgaggcggaggaggaggagtctGACCACAACTGA